Proteins encoded within one genomic window of Hominilimicola fabiformis:
- a CDS encoding DUF4886 domain-containing protein yields the protein MKVLAIGNSFSNDAMRYLHGIAKADGVDMKTVNLFIGGCPLSRHYANIHNDAADYDFEFNGVRTGIKVSIKQALQSDIWDVVTLQQASSLSVDYNTYQPYLNTIADYVHIHAPKAKIMIHQTWAYEQNSKRLNEEMKYKDQIEMFADLKSAYEQAAKDIGNVEIIPSGETFQNLIKSGIEKIHRDTFHSSFGVGRLALGYIWYEMLTGKSCIGNTFNEFDESVSCSEMTIAQHCANETAKMYRKVDKNV from the coding sequence ATGAAAGTGTTAGCTATAGGAAACAGTTTTTCAAACGACGCAATGCGTTATTTACACGGAATAGCAAAAGCGGACGGTGTGGATATGAAAACGGTTAATTTGTTCATAGGCGGTTGTCCGCTTTCAAGACATTATGCAAATATACATAATGACGCGGCGGATTATGATTTTGAATTTAACGGTGTGAGAACAGGCATAAAAGTGTCAATAAAACAAGCTCTTCAAAGCGATATTTGGGATGTTGTAACATTGCAACAAGCCAGTTCGCTTAGCGTTGATTATAACACATATCAGCCGTATCTGAATACGATTGCCGATTATGTACATATTCACGCACCGAAAGCAAAAATTATGATACATCAAACTTGGGCATATGAGCAAAACAGCAAAAGACTTAATGAAGAAATGAAATACAAAGATCAAATTGAAATGTTTGCTGATTTAAAATCAGCATATGAACAAGCCGCAAAGGATATCGGAAATGTAGAAATTATCCCAAGCGGTGAAACTTTTCAGAACCTTATAAAATCGGGTATAGAGAAAATCCATCGTGATACATTTCATTCTTCTTTTGGCGTAGGAAGACTGGCTTTGGGATATATATGGTACGAGATGTTGACAGGCAAAAGCTGTATTGGAAATACTTTTAATGAATTTGATGAAAGTGTCAGTTGCAGTGAAATGACTATTGCACAACATTGTGCAAATGAGACTGCAAAAATGTATAGAAAGGTAGACAAAAATGTATAA
- a CDS encoding alpha-amylase family protein has product MRFRQVHLDFHTSEHIEDIGKKFNKKQFQTALKKGHINSITLFSKCHHGWAYHPSKANEIHPHLDFDLLGAQIQAAHEIGVKTPIYLSAGLDEKMAHRHPEWLVRNLDESTTWAKDFTEPGYHKMCMSSPYLDYLVKQIEEVCNNYDADGIFLDIAGVQPCYCQNCIAKREELGLNPYDENDVLKHAEMVYKRYAEKTRAAVDKYKPNLSLFHNGGHIRQGRRDLVNYNTHLELESLPTGGWGYDHFPFSARYCQGLGVDYLGMTGKFHGSWGEFGGFKHPNALRFEVALAAANGAKCSVGDQLSPSGEMDMVTYDLIGSAYSELEEKEEWLDNVESVADIAIISPEAYVGDLSTGQMTKVDDSGSGVCRIMLEGKYLFDVIDFESDLSKYKVIILPDVIRADIDFAKRLREFCDCGGKVLATGKSALYENSNEFCLNLGAERIKENPYKPDYFRPLEKIKGMGDTGYIMYGNGEKIRCIGNELGIRENPYFNRTRAHFCSHQHTPNSCEYGGAGMTEGKDGIYIAWNIFADYAQSGELHLKQMAIFALDRLLDSAKTLKTNLPAQGIVTLMKQNDRLICHLLYASPVKRGNGIEVIEDILPIYNVELAIKTDKKINKVYLAPQKEDIDFTYDDGYISVKLDKIECHQMVVFE; this is encoded by the coding sequence TTGAGATTCAGACAGGTACATCTTGATTTTCATACAAGTGAACATATTGAAGATATAGGCAAAAAGTTTAATAAAAAACAATTTCAGACTGCACTGAAAAAAGGACATATAAATTCGATTACACTATTTTCAAAATGTCACCACGGTTGGGCATATCATCCGTCAAAAGCAAACGAAATACATCCTCATTTGGATTTTGATTTACTTGGAGCACAAATACAGGCGGCACACGAGATAGGCGTTAAAACTCCGATATATTTGTCAGCAGGTCTTGACGAAAAAATGGCACACAGACATCCTGAATGGCTTGTAAGAAATCTTGATGAGTCTACTACTTGGGCAAAAGATTTTACAGAACCGGGATACCATAAAATGTGTATGTCATCTCCGTATTTGGATTACCTTGTAAAGCAAATTGAAGAAGTTTGCAATAACTATGACGCAGACGGAATATTCCTTGATATAGCTGGTGTTCAGCCGTGTTATTGTCAAAACTGTATTGCAAAGCGAGAAGAATTGGGACTAAATCCGTATGATGAAAATGATGTGCTAAAACACGCAGAAATGGTATATAAACGCTATGCAGAAAAAACGCGTGCGGCAGTTGATAAGTATAAACCGAATTTATCGCTTTTTCATAATGGCGGACATATAAGACAAGGCAGACGTGACCTTGTGAATTACAACACGCATTTGGAACTTGAAAGCTTGCCGACAGGTGGTTGGGGATATGACCATTTTCCTTTTTCGGCAAGATATTGTCAAGGACTCGGAGTCGATTATCTTGGTATGACAGGGAAATTCCACGGCTCATGGGGCGAATTTGGCGGCTTTAAACATCCTAATGCACTTAGGTTTGAAGTGGCACTTGCCGCCGCAAACGGTGCAAAATGTTCTGTAGGAGATCAACTTTCACCGAGCGGTGAAATGGATATGGTAACATACGACTTGATAGGCTCTGCATATTCAGAATTGGAAGAAAAAGAAGAATGGCTTGATAATGTTGAATCGGTAGCAGATATTGCAATAATCAGTCCTGAGGCATATGTCGGTGATTTGAGTACAGGGCAAATGACAAAGGTTGATGATTCGGGAAGCGGTGTATGCCGTATTATGCTTGAGGGCAAATATTTGTTTGACGTTATTGACTTTGAGTCGGATTTAAGTAAATACAAAGTTATAATTTTGCCTGATGTTATCCGCGCTGATATTGATTTTGCAAAACGTTTAAGAGAATTTTGTGATTGCGGAGGAAAAGTTCTTGCAACAGGTAAATCTGCACTGTATGAAAACAGCAATGAATTTTGCCTTAATCTCGGTGCTGAACGGATAAAAGAAAATCCGTATAAACCGGATTATTTCAGACCTTTAGAAAAAATAAAAGGTATGGGTGATACCGGATATATAATGTACGGCAACGGCGAGAAAATTCGTTGTATCGGTAACGAACTCGGAATAAGAGAAAATCCTTATTTTAACCGTACAAGAGCACATTTCTGCTCACATCAGCATACTCCAAACAGCTGTGAATACGGCGGTGCGGGAATGACAGAGGGCAAAGACGGAATATATATTGCGTGGAATATATTTGCCGATTATGCTCAAAGCGGCGAATTGCATTTGAAACAAATGGCAATATTCGCTCTTGACAGATTGCTTGACAGCGCAAAGACTTTAAAAACAAATCTTCCTGCACAAGGAATAGTAACTTTGATGAAACAGAATGACAGGTTAATATGTCATTTGCTATATGCAAGTCCCGTAAAACGAGGAAACGGTATAGAAGTAATCGAGGATATATTGCCGATATACAACGTTGAATTAGCTATCAAAACTGATAAGAAAATAAACAAAGTATATCTTGCACCTCAAAAGGAAGATATAGATTTTACTTATGATGATGGCTATATATCAGTAAAATTAGATAAGATAGAGTGTCATCAGATGGTTGTGTTTGAATGA